Part of the Vigna unguiculata cultivar IT97K-499-35 chromosome 3, ASM411807v1, whole genome shotgun sequence genome, CTCTATTGTGTAAGAAACAATAGGTTCAACAAGATATAAGACCTGTcacatattaaaaatgttttgggAGCCTGCAATTGTCTGCTTAAAGTTGGGGGTTCGTTTTGTtgctttcattttttatgattttttttagaggCATGTTGGACCTTGTTCTCTTTATAAACTCTTGTTCTatagagaaaagaaatatttatctGATTATTTCCTGTTCATTTATGTTTCTTCccagagggacaaaattgaggAAGCTTTAAGGCTGGCAGAGCTATCAGCCGAGAAGCCTCATTTTTCACATTGTCTAGAGTGGCTTCTTTTTACAGTATTTGAAGCAGATATATCCAGGTACTTCAATCTGGAAATGTTAATACTCTAAAAATGGGACAGGATCAATGAACACTAATTAAGTGGCATACTATGTATTTTCAAGAAGTAAATTTCATCAATGTAATCATTGAATCATGGGATATTATTCTTATGATCATGTAAATCAAATTTTAGATATCTAGGCATTTGTAGATGTGTACTGTAATCTAATAGTAGCTATTTACTTGTGTTTTAGATCGGATATTGTATAAAGTTATccattagtttttaaattatacagaATTTTGTAAGACTTGATTTATGAGAACCTTAAATATAATAGTTAGATCGATAAACAAATTTTCGTAAATATTTCATCCTGTGTGCTCATTGCTGATTTTGGTGCCTTAAAGGAGCCATTCACCTTTAATAGCCTTTATAAAAACAAAGTTTAATTGCTTAGATCAATACTTTGATTTTCTTCAGACTGAAAACTTGTCTAGAAGTTATAAACCTCAAACACTTTTTCGTCTTATTGGATTGGAAAAGAATAGATTCTTTCTACATATGTCCTTTTCTTCATTCTATCTCTAATTTCTATTTCCCATTTctaacttcttcttcttcttcaaacaGTGACATCATCCACATGGTTAGCTATGCACCTCTCTTCGTAAACGCCAACGACAAAAGGTAATTTTCCTATCCTTTTTCATTTGActactattaattatttttgtgtattcatgttattttatttgaaattgtgtAGGTGGACACCGGATGCAGTTGTATTTGACTCTCACCAACGTTACGGAACTCTCAGCTATTGGATTCAACATCTTTTTAGCACTTCAAGTGGAGCCACTTTGCTTTATTCAACTCTTGAAATTGTGGCATCAACAATTGAGTATAGAAATCCTGTAGACAAGAACAAGTACTTGAGAATAAAGGTTTTAAACTTTGACAATGATCCTCACGACTTTAGGTTTtctattagttttatatttagaaCATTATCTATACTTTTTTCAACATTaggtattttcttttttaatatttacatggTAATTGTTAACGCTTCACCAAATCatcaatgaaattaattttagttaatttttgtgtactttacaaatttatatattttatttattgtttattacaaaaataattttattaaattaataaattataaatgcagGTGGGTAATTGCAAATAAAGGAGGTTTCAAACCTTCACAAAATAATAGCCACCAATAGAAGAGGTTAAAACCCTCCACAAAACAACCTCCGCAATATAACTTAGAAATAGAAGAGGTTAAAACCCTCAACAAAATAACCTCTGCAATATACTTCGGATACCAGGGGTCATTCAAAACCTCCGCAAATAGTTTGTGGCAACTCTAATTATGGAGGTTTAGAAAACCCCCACAAATTAATTTACAGAGGGTGAAAACCCCCACAGATAGAAAAAATAACCTccactaaataatattttttttgtagtgttagaagcattttaattattatatctgATGTATTGTAAATTTGAAGTTTTGATCAATTGTTAAAAGAATTTCAAGTGTCCTTGGTAATATATGCAGTAGGCTTCGACCACTAGTGCATTTTGGAGCATTTACATCgcagtatatgcctcggttcctgCAGACTCGTTGCATATAAGCATGCGGTGACAGTTTCGTAATTAAATTcatcttttatgcctcggttatcatactaaccgaggcatatggcTAAAAAAAATTTTGACTCACACGTTGacttataatttgaattttttttttactgaagcaatatgcctcggttctctaataaccgaggcagtagcGAGACAATAGGCCTCGGTCAAGCGCCCACCCGAGGCAGTAAGGGTACAATATGCCTCAGTTTcgaataaccgaggcagtatccCTTCGTAGGGTTAAAAAACCCCAATTTCTTCATTGTGCAGCGACATCTTCTCCGATTTCTCTGCGAGCTTCACCATCTCCGGCCAgccttcatcttctccaacgACCAGCGCCACCGTCCCGCACAGCTCCCACCGTCCAGCACACCTCCGACGCACAGATCCCACCATCCCGCACACCTCCGACGCTCTAGAGCAACATTTCGTCGCCGCTGTTGCCGACCCCCGTCGTCGCTCCTGTGAGGTCTGTCCCCGCAGCTCCCTTTCCGATCTCTTCAACCGCGACGACCTACGAAAATCCCGTTCGCGCAAACACGCCTCCGATGGCCACGGACATGACGACGCGATCGGCGTTGCAAAGGGCGAGGGAAGGGTTTGCCGGCGGAAGCAATGGCGGAGGACAGCGCAGCCATGGCCGCGGACGGTGGAAGGTTTCAGTGTGTAACAAAACTGAGTTGGTTGGTGCGGTGGAACACAATTACGCCTGCACCGCACCGCCCTTTTCCGACGACCAACGCAGCTctgcgtgtttttttttttgaatttctgatgctcattaggcctcggttgtgcgagaaccgaggcagtaaaaattaaatatgcctcgggttgtaaccgaggcataaaatacTAGCTTTTTACCTCGGTCGTATATGCAGCGGGTgcggacccgaagccaaaagctaGAAATAACCGCTGTCATTTCCCTTCCCTGCACTAGTGGACAGAGATGCATACATAGTTAGTAGTAGGATGAATGTGGTTGTGGGGGTGAATTTGATTTCAGGTTTCACAAACTTAGCTGGGAGCGGGTGAGTACAATCAGGGTTTTGGATTTGGGAATGGAATGCTACGGAGAATGgtaattatatttatgtgtttactactactactactattattattattattattattatattagtaataatggtaattatattaataaaaataattaatgaaaacaaacatcacttgaatttttcaaaaaaaaaaattataatattattgttccGGTCTCGAATCTCAGGGAGACGAAATTCAAGAACAAATTGCTCTTGTGGCTCTTACACTGTTAGAtatgcatttttcttttctggaGTTCAATAGTTTTGGTTCCAAAAAAGGTCTCCTCTTTTCCTCTCTTCTCCTTTGTAGAGGCCTTCTATTTACATGATTCGTATAGTGTGGCAAAATATCAACAGTCGATTCCTATTTTTTCGCTGAATATTAAATCCCTTCTTTTTAGGAACGAACTAACCACGTCATCATCCAAAGAACATATTTCTAATGAATTCTAATGGGCTCCACTAATAAATTCTATCGTGGGTCTGATACTTCAATGATGATGGGCCTATTTGTATAAGGTTGGAATCTTATCACTAGCATTTTGGCTACGTTCCATATGAAGTCGGAATCCGAGCATGGTCCAAATCCTGCTCGGATTCCTTGTTCGTCACCTTAGCCCATGAAtgaaacttgttattttatgataaatatttatcggGTCAGAAACGAAATGAACATGTTGAGTTGGTCATTCCCAATACAATACAATTATATTATAACCttaaatacaaatcaaaattttgaaaatgcattcacaaaaacaaatgaaatattGTGTGTCATCCTAGGGGGGAACAAACTGGGGTCCACCAAGACCCTtggataattaatttattacaatACGTTACATCAAATTTGTCCAAAAATTATGTCCTGGGTTACAACTTACATTTGATTGGGTCGCATGTTAAATTTCAACAACGAGATAGTGTTGTTCAGGGGGAGGGGAAAATGGATTTTGGGTTTATGACAACTGAGACGGGTTGGGGGATTGAGCAATGAAAGAAGAGAGGTGCGGGGAATTGTTGGTGGAGAGGGATTCGGGATAGAGGGAACAATTTGAAGATTGAAATTGGGTTAGGGTTTGTCGAAGAGGGGTTTTGGGGTTTCAACAATCACGGCAGAAGGGGTTCTCTCATGGTGGAGCagaggtgtgtgtgtgtgcgggaAGGGTTTTGTGGTGCGATTTCAAGAACATGTAGAGCATAGGTTTGTGTGTGGGAAGGGTCTTGTGGGGCGGTTTCGGGAAGAGGAGGAGTAGCGGTGTGTGTGCGGGAAGGGTAGCAGAGGAGGAGACTGGTTTTGAAAGACCAATATCAAAACAGTGAGTGTTCTGTGATGAGTGGTCAGTGGCGTGTGATGAGTGGGGAAGTAGCTACACGCGCGAGTGCGTCCCCAAACGCTTCACCACTGTCATTTCATTTGTCAgttataagaaaacaaaattaaatgaaatagcTGATGCCACGTCAGGTGATAACAAAAGTGGTCATATTTGAGTGTCAATGTATCATTtctctaataatattttgacacacttttttatccatttttaacttatcactttaatcatctttcaattatatattttgaattttacttAATAATGTGATataatgatctaaaaataattggagtaataaattaaaagatgataaaagaaagtaggtcaaaatataattattgtatattaaaataagtttggAAGATATTTTTAAGGGACTAAACTGTCCTTTACGCATTGTTTGTGGTTCTTATATTTGGGCGCCTTATCTACAACAACACTGGTCTCATTCTGGTGGAAAGGTGATGCAACAAGCAACACTCATGGAAGCCTGGTTCATCATCGTAGTCTCTGCGTGCGTCTGCGTCATCGTAAGAGCCATATTCTCTcttcaaaccaaaaccatcaaCACCCCTCCAGGCCCTCTTCACATCCCAATCCTCACAAGCATCCAATGGCTCCTCAAATCCTTCAGCCAACTCGAGCCGATTCTCCGAAACCTCCACGCCAAGTTCGGCCCCATCGTCACCATCCGCATCGGATCTCAACGAGCCATATTCATCGCCGACCGCACCCTCGCCCACCAAGCCCTCGTCCAAAATGGTTCCGTCTTCTCCGACCGCCCCAAGGCTCTCGCCGCCTCCAAAATCCTCACCAGCGACCAACGCAATATCAGCTCCGCCTCCTACGGCCCCACGTGGCGTAT contains:
- the LOC114175247 gene encoding alpha-L-arabinofuranosidase 2-like — encoded protein: MQTYRDKIEEALRLAELSAEKPHFSHCLEWLLFTVFEADISSDIIHMVSYAPLFVNANDKRWTPDAVVFDSHQRYGTLSYWIQHLFSTSSGATLLYSTLEIVASTIEYRNPVDKNKYLRIKVLNFDNDPHDFRFSISFIFRTLSILFSTLGIFFFNIYMVIVNASPNHQ